One genomic segment of Streptomyces sp. NBC_00239 includes these proteins:
- a CDS encoding metallophosphoesterase family protein encodes MIRVAAVGDIHLGPDSGGLLRPAFDTLGDCADVLLLAGDLTRHGTPQEARVVAAEVADLPVPVVAVLGNHDYQSDQEEAVTRELRAAGVHVLEGEGVLLDLGADGIPVGVAGTKGFCGGFAGRSGSEFGEPEMKAFIRYSRSCAEGLGRALRELREAGAERRIALTHFAPVPDTLAGEPREIYPFLGSYLLAEAVDVEGADLAVHGHAHLGTEHGMTAGGTRVRNVAMPVIDRAFAVYHLDGHPPGQNASDASAAP; translated from the coding sequence GTGATCCGCGTGGCGGCCGTCGGCGACATCCACCTCGGCCCGGACAGCGGCGGACTGCTGCGGCCCGCCTTCGACACCCTCGGCGACTGCGCGGACGTACTGCTGCTCGCCGGTGACCTCACCCGGCACGGCACCCCGCAGGAGGCCAGGGTGGTGGCCGCCGAGGTCGCCGACCTGCCCGTGCCCGTCGTCGCGGTCCTCGGGAACCACGACTACCAGAGCGACCAGGAGGAAGCCGTCACCCGGGAGCTCCGGGCCGCCGGCGTGCACGTCCTGGAGGGCGAGGGCGTGCTCCTCGACCTCGGCGCCGACGGCATCCCGGTGGGCGTCGCGGGGACCAAGGGGTTCTGCGGAGGCTTCGCCGGGCGCAGCGGAAGCGAGTTCGGCGAACCGGAGATGAAGGCCTTCATCCGCTACAGCCGCAGCTGCGCGGAGGGCCTGGGCCGGGCGCTGCGCGAACTCCGCGAGGCGGGCGCCGAACGGCGCATCGCCCTGACGCACTTCGCGCCCGTACCCGACACCCTGGCGGGCGAGCCGCGCGAGATCTACCCGTTCCTCGGCAGCTACCTGCTCGCGGAAGCGGTGGACGTGGAGGGCGCCGACCTCGCCGTCCACGGGCACGCCCACCTCGGCACCGAACACGGCATGACCGCGGGCGGCACCAGGGTCCGCAACGTCGCGATGCCCGTCATCGACCGGGCCTTCGCCGTCTACCACCTCGACGGCCACCCGCCCGGGCAGAACGCATCGGACGCGTCGGCCGCCCCATGA
- a CDS encoding VMAP-C domain-containing protein produces MDPRRLALIHGGTARQRHSVGSGYLIAPRLVLTARHVLADGPTGPFWPQIRVRVGHPREGEGVRTGASVLWTHPRGLDVALLLTDDEVDVPGPVHWGRPVGKTPLRYEGLGYPLAAAADDEGREAEHLRGVLPLLSSGSRDLYVLDQDPAPDPRPDGRKPWGGASGTAVFCEDRLVAVVIHDDRAYGNRRLRACPARAFTQDSGFDEALRRYAGGPPRLAELCAPLPQARPAAGQTPAEKTLALMLWPLLGDPDACSAHGRDLALRLGYKVPAGYAPAIPDLAALLLEHPRALASLGTTLALAATTQDARDRLTELLLRARTLGFGSLLSVDEHERLLDLLHGICKEHPALLPRAAREALRYAFLPDPLTRTYLPVEDVEQVADDLEAMSDSEDVPDGTPPVPALLRLTEYVATAVGSEAAEGLRTWSTRVAARIGVHPTALHERREDARRWAARQVPPVARVMLELARDRESADERYLCRILFAREDGTHTVLHESHTVPKSPEEAARCLREAVATAVGEPGQGRHVPWVTVLVDREGLHLAVDEWNPGAPNDIVPDRPIGAEYRVTLSCPELSGKVKDRDSEQRRRWESGHAAALVTDATCGAPRQLMQLLRTSHRDTTRVVLHGPRDQRTGLLELCLALGVPVVLWDRGADRYEDADRLRRLDPLGPLTELPERVRVFRGDAFAFPGSASASPSLVWEEDGRCPAPESLQFKDPRKGAHAS; encoded by the coding sequence ATGGATCCGCGCAGACTGGCGCTGATCCACGGCGGAACCGCCCGGCAGCGCCACAGCGTCGGCTCCGGATACCTCATCGCCCCGCGGCTGGTGCTCACCGCCCGCCACGTACTGGCGGACGGTCCCACCGGCCCGTTCTGGCCGCAGATCCGGGTACGGGTGGGACACCCGCGCGAGGGCGAAGGGGTGCGCACCGGTGCGAGCGTCCTGTGGACGCACCCCCGGGGACTCGACGTCGCCCTCCTCCTCACCGACGACGAGGTGGACGTGCCGGGACCCGTCCACTGGGGCCGGCCCGTCGGCAAGACCCCGCTGCGCTACGAAGGCCTCGGCTACCCCCTGGCCGCCGCTGCCGACGACGAGGGCCGGGAGGCCGAACACCTGCGGGGCGTGCTGCCCCTGCTGTCCTCGGGCTCCCGCGACCTGTACGTCCTCGACCAGGACCCCGCGCCCGACCCCCGCCCCGACGGCCGCAAACCCTGGGGCGGAGCCTCCGGGACCGCGGTCTTCTGCGAGGACCGGCTCGTCGCGGTGGTGATCCACGACGACCGGGCGTACGGCAACCGCCGGCTGCGCGCCTGCCCCGCCCGCGCCTTCACCCAGGACAGCGGCTTCGACGAGGCGCTGCGACGGTACGCGGGCGGCCCGCCCCGCCTCGCCGAGCTGTGCGCGCCCCTGCCGCAGGCCCGTCCCGCCGCCGGGCAGACGCCGGCCGAGAAGACCCTCGCGCTGATGCTGTGGCCCCTGCTCGGCGACCCGGACGCCTGTTCCGCGCACGGCCGGGACCTGGCACTGCGGCTCGGCTACAAGGTCCCCGCCGGCTACGCGCCGGCGATCCCCGACCTCGCGGCCCTGCTGCTGGAACACCCGCGCGCCCTCGCCTCCCTCGGCACCACCCTCGCCCTGGCCGCCACGACCCAGGACGCGCGCGACCGCCTGACCGAACTCCTCCTCCGGGCCCGGACCCTGGGCTTCGGGTCCCTGCTGTCCGTGGACGAGCACGAGCGCCTGCTGGACCTCCTGCACGGCATCTGCAAGGAACACCCCGCGCTGCTTCCCCGCGCCGCGCGCGAGGCCCTGCGGTACGCCTTCCTCCCCGATCCGCTCACCCGGACGTACCTGCCCGTCGAGGACGTCGAGCAGGTGGCCGACGACCTGGAGGCGATGTCCGACAGCGAGGACGTGCCGGACGGCACACCGCCGGTGCCGGCCCTGCTGCGGCTGACCGAGTACGTGGCCACGGCCGTGGGCAGCGAGGCGGCGGAGGGACTGCGTACCTGGTCCACCCGAGTGGCCGCCCGCATCGGCGTCCACCCGACCGCCCTGCACGAGCGGCGGGAGGACGCCCGCCGGTGGGCGGCCCGGCAGGTGCCGCCGGTGGCGCGGGTGATGCTGGAACTGGCCCGCGACCGGGAGTCCGCCGACGAGCGGTACCTGTGCCGGATCCTCTTCGCCCGCGAGGACGGCACGCACACCGTGCTCCACGAGTCGCACACCGTGCCCAAGTCGCCCGAGGAAGCGGCGCGTTGCCTGCGCGAGGCGGTCGCCACCGCCGTGGGGGAGCCGGGGCAGGGACGCCATGTCCCCTGGGTGACGGTACTGGTGGACCGCGAAGGACTGCACCTGGCCGTCGACGAGTGGAACCCGGGCGCGCCCAACGACATCGTGCCCGACCGGCCCATCGGCGCCGAGTACCGCGTCACCCTGAGCTGCCCGGAGCTGAGCGGGAAGGTGAAGGACCGCGACAGCGAGCAGCGGCGCCGCTGGGAGAGCGGCCACGCGGCGGCGCTGGTCACCGACGCGACGTGCGGCGCCCCGAGGCAGCTGATGCAACTGCTGCGGACCAGCCACCGCGACACCACCCGGGTGGTCCTCCACGGCCCCCGCGACCAGCGGACGGGCCTGCTCGAACTCTGCCTCGCGCTCGGAGTCCCCGTGGTCCTGTGGGACCGCGGGGCCGACCGCTACGAGGACGCCGACCGGCTCCGGCGCCTCGACCCCCTCGGCCCGCTCACCGAACTCCCCGAGCGCGTACGGGTCTTCCGCGGTGACGCCTTCGCCTTCCCCGGGAGCGCCTCGGCCAGCCCCTCCCTGGTGTGGGAGGAAGACGGCCGGTGCCCGGCTCCCGAGTCACTGCAGTTCAAGGACCCCAGGAAGGGAGCCCACGCCTCATGA
- a CDS encoding N-6 DNA methylase — translation MRPPSERNPVAPDPAERPVPSSASELRAIAWRAAGALRGPVWEARHQDLVLGLMTLKYLSDVFEERRAELKARLVEEGIDRNRLGEALEDKEAYRAAGVCWVPEAARWSGIAARAATPHLGRYIDTAMYSLRREDISPAGELPALFARVELGHSRLGGLAELVGIVGEARFGSAGGRPARNALGEVYLPSADDPTQDPARAQGGAGPDFHSPYSVLRLIVEILEPYRGRMYDPACGVGTSFVEAARFHDAHGDRRRPDIGFYGQEADERAWHAANTCFMTSRHRCDVGSHWGDALAHDRHPGLRADFVVTSPPFRMPSWARDESDPRWTYGVPPPSSADYAWLQHVLSKLGDRGTAGVVLADGACSSLSDAERKIRQALVEADLVAAMMALPPRLFHGRGPSASLWLLAKDKTPQGSAHLEDRRGRILFVDARATETVAERGRDELGDAGIARIAATYRAWRGTQSARASGLTYTDEAGFSYSADIATVRRHGYVLTPGRYVNSPTTVADPATEEDVTTLTKDLYGLFP, via the coding sequence ATGCGACCGCCGAGCGAGCGGAATCCCGTCGCCCCCGACCCGGCGGAGCGGCCCGTCCCGTCCTCCGCCTCCGAGCTCCGGGCCATCGCCTGGAGAGCCGCGGGCGCGCTGCGCGGCCCGGTCTGGGAGGCGAGGCACCAGGATCTCGTTCTGGGCCTGATGACTCTCAAGTACCTCTCCGACGTGTTCGAAGAGCGCCGCGCGGAACTGAAGGCGCGTCTCGTCGAGGAGGGCATCGACAGGAACCGCCTCGGCGAGGCCCTGGAGGACAAGGAGGCCTACAGGGCTGCCGGTGTCTGCTGGGTACCCGAGGCCGCCCGCTGGTCCGGCATCGCCGCCCGTGCGGCGACGCCACACCTCGGCAGGTACATCGACACGGCCATGTATTCGCTCAGGCGGGAGGACATCTCCCCGGCCGGCGAGCTGCCGGCGCTGTTCGCGCGAGTCGAACTCGGCCACAGTCGACTCGGCGGACTCGCCGAACTCGTCGGCATCGTCGGCGAAGCCCGGTTCGGCTCCGCCGGGGGCAGGCCGGCACGCAATGCGCTGGGCGAGGTCTACCTCCCGTCCGCCGACGACCCCACACAGGATCCGGCACGGGCGCAAGGCGGCGCGGGCCCGGATTTCCACTCACCGTATTCCGTCCTGCGGCTGATCGTGGAGATCCTGGAGCCGTACCGGGGCCGGATGTACGACCCCGCGTGCGGTGTGGGCACCTCGTTCGTCGAGGCGGCCCGGTTCCACGACGCCCACGGCGACCGCCGCCGGCCCGACATCGGCTTCTACGGCCAGGAGGCCGATGAACGGGCGTGGCACGCGGCCAACACGTGCTTCATGACCAGCCGCCATCGCTGCGACGTCGGCTCTCACTGGGGAGACGCCCTGGCCCACGACCGGCACCCGGGCCTGCGGGCCGACTTCGTGGTGACGAGCCCGCCGTTCCGGATGCCGTCCTGGGCGCGCGACGAGAGCGACCCCCGCTGGACCTACGGCGTCCCCCCGCCGAGCAGCGCCGACTACGCCTGGCTCCAGCACGTGCTCTCCAAACTGGGCGACCGCGGTACGGCCGGCGTCGTCCTGGCGGACGGCGCGTGTTCCTCGCTGTCCGACGCCGAGAGGAAGATCCGACAGGCGCTGGTCGAGGCAGACTTGGTGGCCGCCATGATGGCGTTGCCACCACGGCTGTTCCACGGCAGGGGGCCCTCCGCCTCCCTCTGGCTGCTGGCGAAGGACAAGACACCGCAGGGGTCCGCGCATCTGGAAGACCGCCGGGGCCGGATCCTCTTCGTCGACGCCCGTGCCACGGAGACGGTGGCCGAGCGCGGGCGGGACGAGCTGGGCGATGCCGGCATCGCCCGGATCGCCGCCACCTACCGCGCGTGGCGGGGCACCCAATCCGCCCGCGCGTCGGGCCTCACCTACACGGACGAGGCCGGCTTCAGCTACTCGGCCGACATCGCGACCGTGCGGCGGCACGGGTACGTGCTGACCCCTGGCCGCTACGTGAACTCGCCCACGACCGTGGCCGATCCGGCCACCGAAGAAGACGTCACCACACTGACGAAGGACCTGTACGGACTCTTCCCCTGA
- a CDS encoding trypco2 family protein: MTTVGLAAAIEELRQELYAAQAQGAGQQFAFGVEEAQLELLLELRDSGKADGRLSFGVATVGAGGELTTVRTHKLTLKLSVRDRAAGGERPEINDRDSGSWSEE, translated from the coding sequence ATGACGACTGTCGGACTGGCGGCGGCCATCGAGGAATTGCGGCAGGAGCTGTACGCGGCGCAGGCCCAAGGCGCGGGCCAGCAGTTCGCGTTCGGAGTCGAGGAAGCCCAGCTGGAACTCCTGCTCGAACTCCGCGACAGCGGCAAGGCCGACGGCAGGCTCAGCTTCGGCGTGGCCACCGTCGGCGCGGGCGGCGAACTCACCACCGTGCGCACCCACAAGCTGACGCTGAAGCTGTCGGTCCGGGACCGCGCCGCCGGCGGCGAACGCCCCGAGATCAACGACCGGGACAGCGGGTCCTGGAGCGAGGAGTGA
- a CDS encoding BON domain-containing protein, whose protein sequence is MTSAENIEYRIAHLRDRLAREDIAELGVRVETHGTRAVVSGRVPDEDCRTAVLRIAGEELAGLDWYDDLTVSHVRAPDHSEELS, encoded by the coding sequence GTGACCTCCGCCGAGAACATCGAGTACCGCATCGCACACCTGCGCGACCGCCTCGCCCGGGAGGACATCGCGGAGCTCGGCGTACGGGTCGAAACGCACGGCACACGTGCCGTGGTCTCGGGCCGCGTCCCCGACGAGGACTGCCGGACGGCCGTCCTGCGGATCGCCGGCGAGGAGCTGGCGGGCCTGGACTGGTACGACGACCTCACGGTGAGCCACGTCCGCGCCCCCGACCATTCCGAGGAGCTGTCGTGA
- a CDS encoding SixA phosphatase family protein, which yields MPSGPTPPTTPSPPDGAAGCRLLLVRHAKAVPKGAEAEDFDRALSDGGRADAPRTGRRLAESGLRPDLALCSPARRTRQTWQLLAPALTNPPSAVYDDRLYNAPPNALVTVLAERAAGLGCVVLVGHNPGIHELATALCGSGPGKLLDEIREGFPTSGLVVIDLPNGWDDLTPGAGHLTALWSPRH from the coding sequence ATGCCCTCGGGTCCCACGCCACCCACGACGCCCTCGCCCCCCGACGGCGCGGCCGGCTGCCGGCTGCTGCTGGTCCGGCACGCCAAGGCCGTCCCGAAGGGCGCGGAGGCCGAGGACTTCGACCGGGCCCTGAGCGACGGCGGCAGGGCCGACGCACCCCGTACGGGCCGCCGGCTGGCGGAGTCCGGCCTCAGGCCCGACCTGGCCCTGTGCTCCCCGGCGCGCCGGACCCGCCAGACCTGGCAGTTGCTGGCTCCGGCCCTGACGAACCCGCCGTCCGCCGTGTACGACGACCGGCTCTACAACGCGCCGCCGAACGCCCTGGTCACCGTATTGGCGGAGCGGGCGGCGGGCCTCGGCTGCGTGGTGCTGGTCGGCCACAACCCCGGCATCCACGAGCTGGCCACGGCGCTGTGCGGGTCCGGCCCGGGCAAACTCCTGGACGAGATCCGGGAGGGCTTCCCGACGTCGGGACTGGTCGTGATCGACCTCCCGAACGGCTGGGACGACCTCACGCCCGGCGCCGGGCACCTGACGGCGCTCTGGTCGCCACGGCACTGA
- a CDS encoding alpha/beta hydrolase → MQTRLPDDPRRRVAWGISLVLIAVTAFLGAAPGTATATPPGAPPVPVLSWGPCDGAADGFECATAHVPLDYREPAGRTLPLAVTRRVASDAAHRTGVLLMHPGGPGNSGVDFARNSYAALPAALRASFDVVGYDMRGVKRSGQVECWDDKQYSAAVDAARGVPGPGAVDVAVRQGLDFAGACLQRSPDLVPFVGTGSNAKDIDLLRQALGEETLTFYGRSFGSYVGTVYAAQFPRRVRAMVLDGAYNPRTYADVPYAYDAGQFVALDASVGRFLDWCAQNAAACGFGDGAPRQAFDALKRALDADPVITPSGRPATGYTLAYRLMFNINSGKAIWPALGQALRAAQARQTSFLLSPPSPASFDFLNVNMAVECADRVYPTSPLLLRTLVGAQSAAAPLMGPPIGLGPPTYDHNHAPTCAQWPAERPSRYEGSYRAAGSAPILVLGTTGDPDTPYQDAVALAGTLDNGRLVTFAGEGHTAYNRSACVSALVNDYLATLTLPARGTVCADETPPAALGRLSSDTGALGDVAGLVVDETRDAIPVLR, encoded by the coding sequence ATGCAGACCCGTTTGCCCGATGACCCGCGAAGGCGAGTGGCCTGGGGGATATCCCTCGTCCTGATCGCGGTCACCGCGTTCCTCGGCGCCGCGCCCGGAACGGCCACGGCAACACCCCCTGGCGCCCCGCCCGTTCCCGTCCTGTCCTGGGGACCGTGTGACGGCGCGGCGGACGGCTTCGAATGCGCGACCGCCCACGTGCCGCTGGACTACCGGGAGCCCGCCGGCCGTACGCTCCCGCTCGCCGTCACCCGGCGGGTCGCGTCCGACGCGGCCCACCGCACCGGTGTCCTGCTGATGCACCCCGGCGGACCGGGCAACTCGGGCGTGGACTTCGCCCGCAACAGCTACGCCGCGCTCCCCGCCGCCCTCCGCGCCTCCTTCGACGTCGTCGGGTACGACATGCGCGGCGTGAAGCGCAGCGGACAGGTGGAGTGCTGGGACGACAAGCAGTACTCCGCCGCAGTCGACGCGGCGCGCGGCGTGCCCGGCCCGGGAGCCGTGGACGTGGCCGTGCGGCAGGGCCTCGACTTCGCCGGCGCCTGCCTGCAACGCTCCCCCGACCTCGTGCCGTTCGTCGGCACCGGCTCGAACGCCAAGGACATCGACCTGCTCCGCCAGGCCCTCGGCGAGGAGACGCTCACCTTCTACGGGCGTTCCTTCGGCAGCTACGTCGGCACCGTCTACGCCGCGCAGTTCCCCCGGCGGGTCCGGGCCATGGTCCTGGACGGGGCCTACAACCCGCGGACCTACGCGGACGTGCCGTACGCCTACGACGCCGGGCAGTTCGTCGCCCTGGACGCGTCGGTCGGCCGGTTCCTGGACTGGTGCGCGCAGAACGCCGCCGCCTGCGGGTTCGGCGACGGCGCTCCGCGGCAGGCCTTCGACGCGCTCAAGCGGGCGCTGGACGCCGACCCCGTCATCACCCCGAGCGGACGCCCGGCCACCGGCTACACGCTGGCCTACCGCCTGATGTTCAACATCAACTCGGGCAAGGCGATCTGGCCCGCGCTGGGCCAGGCGCTGCGGGCGGCGCAGGCGCGCCAGACCTCGTTCCTGCTGTCCCCGCCCTCGCCCGCGTCCTTCGACTTCCTCAACGTCAACATGGCCGTCGAGTGCGCCGACCGCGTCTACCCGACCAGCCCCCTGCTGCTGCGCACGCTGGTCGGCGCCCAGTCGGCCGCCGCCCCGCTGATGGGGCCGCCCATCGGTCTCGGCCCGCCCACGTACGACCACAACCACGCGCCCACCTGCGCCCAGTGGCCGGCGGAGCGCCCGAGCCGTTACGAGGGCTCCTACCGGGCGGCGGGCTCCGCCCCGATCCTGGTCCTCGGCACGACCGGCGACCCCGACACCCCGTACCAGGACGCCGTGGCCCTCGCCGGGACGCTGGACAACGGGCGGCTGGTGACCTTCGCCGGTGAGGGACACACCGCGTACAACCGCAGCGCGTGCGTCAGCGCCCTGGTCAACGACTACCTCGCCACGCTCACGCTGCCCGCCCGGGGCACCGTCTGCGCGGACGAGACTCCGCCGGCGGCGCTCGGCCGCCTCTCCTCGGACACCGGCGCCCTGGGCGACGTCGCGGGCCTCGTGGTCGACGAGACGCGCGACGCGATCCCCGTCCTGCGCTGA
- a CDS encoding ABC transporter ATP-binding protein, whose protein sequence is MTAAVHAENLVKRYEDMERNAVDGLSFTIEPGAVVGLLGPNGAGKTTLTKLICGAAVPTAGRIAVFGAGPSEHGGRPKADIGVIHQSAPFDMMLTVLDNLRIAAAFKGVRWRDAKPACYELLDVLGIKGSLSQLVFTLSGGEKRRLQLVRALLGRPRLLLLDEPSAGLDVSGRHRMWELLHELRTQEGTTVLWTSHYVEELERNCGRVLIVDRGRLVEQGTPDDLAARYGRQTALVRPADPENTDRLAKLAGEAGLRAAPADGVVRITGHRVRELLPDVLTRLGSTEARTASVEFRTPSLEDAFLELVENPRDR, encoded by the coding sequence GTGACCGCCGCCGTACACGCCGAGAACCTCGTCAAGCGGTACGAGGACATGGAGCGCAACGCCGTCGACGGCCTCTCCTTCACCATCGAGCCGGGCGCGGTCGTCGGCCTCCTGGGTCCGAACGGCGCGGGCAAGACCACCCTCACCAAGCTGATCTGCGGCGCCGCCGTGCCCACGGCCGGCCGGATCGCCGTGTTCGGCGCCGGCCCCTCCGAGCACGGAGGACGGCCCAAGGCCGACATCGGGGTCATCCACCAGTCCGCCCCCTTCGACATGATGCTGACCGTCCTGGACAACCTCCGCATCGCCGCCGCGTTCAAGGGCGTGCGCTGGCGGGACGCCAAGCCGGCCTGCTACGAACTGCTCGACGTCCTCGGCATCAAGGGCTCCCTCTCGCAGCTGGTCTTCACCCTCTCCGGCGGCGAGAAGCGCCGGCTCCAGCTCGTCCGGGCGCTGCTCGGCAGGCCCAGGCTGCTGCTGCTCGACGAACCCTCCGCCGGGCTCGACGTGAGCGGCCGGCACCGGATGTGGGAACTGCTGCACGAGCTGCGCACCCAGGAGGGCACCACCGTGCTGTGGACCAGCCACTACGTCGAGGAACTGGAACGGAACTGCGGCCGGGTCCTGATCGTCGACCGGGGCCGGCTCGTGGAACAGGGCACCCCCGACGACCTCGCGGCACGCTACGGCCGCCAGACCGCGCTGGTCCGCCCGGCCGATCCCGAGAACACGGACCGGCTCGCGAAACTGGCCGGCGAGGCCGGGCTCCGGGCCGCCCCCGCCGACGGCGTCGTGCGGATCACCGGGCACCGGGTCCGTGAACTGCTGCCGGACGTCCTGACCCGGCTCGGCTCCACGGAGGCCCGGACGGCCTCGGTGGAGTTCCGTACGCCGTCGCTGGAGGACGCCTTCCTCGAACTCGTGGAGAACCCCCGTGACCGCTGA
- a CDS encoding ABC transporter permease produces the protein MTADTAATSGVLRTSLAPRQAARRAAWHNDALAVLYREYCLLTRNRTNLLLSVTPSAVYLLLFATSLSRLIGDVTYEGRTVGYAEFTVPALLLSSMLAAATTAGASLFQERMGHMDVELWSHPLRRGSYIAAKLTAGTVLVLAQTLAALAVASVIFPFRWPASHWAALLVATVLASVAFNGLYLLLATAFKDFQRFTVTINVLGPVLLFASPSFYPSQDMAPVVRWLSWADPVTYGIRCLRDAALFGFGEAWPWMLVLAAIAVLTGALIARSLMQRARRV, from the coding sequence GTGACCGCTGACACCGCCGCCACTTCCGGCGTCCTGCGCACCTCCCTCGCACCACGCCAGGCCGCCCGCCGGGCCGCCTGGCACAACGACGCGCTCGCCGTGCTCTACCGGGAGTACTGCCTGCTCACCCGCAACCGCACGAACCTCCTGCTCTCCGTCACCCCGAGCGCGGTCTACCTGCTGCTGTTCGCGACGTCGCTGTCCCGGCTGATCGGCGACGTGACGTACGAGGGGCGCACCGTCGGCTACGCCGAGTTCACCGTGCCCGCCCTGCTGCTCTCCTCGATGCTCGCCGCGGCCACCACGGCCGGCGCGTCGCTGTTCCAGGAGCGGATGGGGCACATGGACGTGGAGCTGTGGTCGCATCCGCTGCGCCGCGGCAGCTACATCGCGGCCAAGCTGACGGCCGGCACGGTCCTGGTGCTGGCGCAGACGCTGGCGGCCCTCGCGGTGGCGAGCGTCATCTTCCCGTTCCGCTGGCCGGCCTCCCACTGGGCGGCCCTGCTGGTGGCCACCGTGCTGGCCTCGGTCGCCTTCAACGGCCTGTACCTGCTGCTGGCGACCGCGTTCAAGGACTTCCAGCGGTTCACCGTCACCATCAACGTCCTGGGCCCGGTGCTCCTCTTCGCGTCCCCGTCGTTCTACCCGTCGCAGGACATGGCCCCCGTGGTGCGCTGGCTGTCGTGGGCGGACCCCGTCACGTACGGCATCCGCTGCCTGCGCGACGCGGCGCTGTTCGGCTTCGGCGAGGCCTGGCCGTGGATGCTGGTGCTGGCGGCCATCGCCGTGCTCACCGGCGCCCTGATCGCCCGATCCCTGATGCAGCGCGCCCGCCGGGTGTGA
- a CDS encoding nucleotidyltransferase family protein: MTPQTAPPTPAGIPPPASLSPPEPGGDAPLPKDHTQAILETTKHVAALLKRTGKPFALAGSVAAFAHGLPARFQHDTDFCVRPEDADEAVKALEDGGIAMRRAPEDWLVKGRSGGEEIDLIFELARRPVDTELLGRAHVKAVDSVWMPVLAPTDLMDSRLTALCEHYCDFGDLLPMARMLREQIDWERLDRDHRAAPLPDAFFYLLARLDVIDRRPDGPQGREEAP; the protein is encoded by the coding sequence GTGACCCCTCAGACCGCCCCGCCCACCCCGGCGGGCATCCCCCCGCCCGCAAGCCTGAGTCCCCCGGAACCGGGCGGCGACGCTCCGTTGCCCAAGGACCACACCCAGGCCATCCTGGAGACCACCAAACACGTGGCGGCGCTGCTCAAGCGCACCGGGAAGCCGTTCGCCCTCGCCGGCAGCGTGGCCGCCTTCGCGCACGGGCTGCCCGCCCGCTTCCAGCACGACACCGACTTCTGCGTACGGCCCGAAGACGCCGACGAGGCCGTCAAGGCCCTGGAGGACGGCGGCATCGCCATGCGCCGCGCCCCCGAGGACTGGCTCGTCAAGGGCCGCTCGGGCGGCGAGGAGATCGACCTGATCTTCGAGCTGGCCAGGCGCCCGGTCGACACGGAACTGCTGGGCCGGGCCCACGTCAAGGCGGTGGACTCGGTGTGGATGCCGGTCCTCGCGCCCACCGACCTCATGGACAGCCGCCTCACCGCGCTCTGTGAGCACTACTGCGACTTCGGCGACCTGCTGCCCATGGCCCGGATGCTGCGCGAACAGATCGACTGGGAGCGGCTCGACCGGGACCACCGGGCGGCTCCGCTCCCCGACGCCTTCTTCTACCTGCTCGCACGACTCGACGTCATCGACCGCCGCCCCGACGGACCGCAGGGCAGGGAGGAAGCGCCGTGA